A window from Leifsonia shinshuensis encodes these proteins:
- a CDS encoding ABC-F family ATP-binding cassette domain-containing protein: MPTITLAPLRADGVSVVYGVRRVLTDVSLTVAPGHRLGLIGENGAGKSTLLRVLSGNETPDSGVLSRPERTGFLWQEVRFEPGETLAALLEHALADVRAIERELEEAAVALGGDDPSAAARYDAALAAAERAELWSVDARRDELLAGLGVGDIPLARRLSEVSGGQRSRFALAALLLGRPDALLLDEPTNHLDDEAAAFLERQLKGWAGPVIFASHDRAFLDAVATGLLDLDPARSGTTVFGGGYSAYLAEKAAERARWEKQFADEQQELKELKHAVDVTARSIAWSGKVRDNDKFVKSVKGNALDRQISRRIRNAEGRLDDLRGSQVAKPPAHLAFAGIPSGFQALGDDAGVLVHARGIRIPGRLSMAEFAVPANARILVTGANGAGKSTLLAVLAGRLDPESGAVQRRRGVRIALLEQDVRFADPNSTPRRIYQASVGERRAEAVPLTSLGIIAPRDVDRPVGALSVGQQRRLALALIVARPPHLFLLDEPTNHLSLSLATELEEALGAYPGAVVVASHDRWLRSGWTGDVVHLA; encoded by the coding sequence ATGCCAACCATCACTCTCGCACCCCTGCGCGCCGACGGCGTCTCGGTCGTCTACGGCGTTCGCCGGGTGCTCACCGACGTCTCGCTCACCGTTGCGCCGGGACACCGTCTCGGCCTGATCGGCGAGAACGGAGCGGGCAAGTCGACGCTGCTCCGCGTCCTCTCCGGCAACGAGACCCCCGACAGCGGCGTGCTGTCACGTCCCGAGCGCACCGGCTTCCTCTGGCAGGAGGTCCGCTTCGAGCCGGGGGAGACGCTGGCTGCCCTTCTCGAGCACGCGCTCGCCGACGTCCGCGCCATCGAGCGCGAGCTCGAGGAAGCCGCGGTCGCGCTCGGCGGCGACGACCCGTCCGCCGCCGCTCGGTACGACGCGGCGCTGGCGGCCGCCGAGCGGGCGGAGCTCTGGAGCGTCGACGCACGGCGGGACGAGCTGCTCGCCGGCCTCGGCGTCGGCGACATCCCGCTGGCCCGGCGGCTCAGCGAGGTCTCCGGCGGCCAGCGCAGCCGGTTCGCCCTGGCGGCGCTGCTGCTCGGCCGGCCGGACGCCCTCCTGCTCGACGAGCCGACCAACCACCTGGACGACGAGGCCGCCGCGTTCCTGGAGCGTCAGCTGAAGGGATGGGCGGGGCCGGTGATCTTCGCCAGCCACGACCGCGCCTTCCTCGACGCCGTGGCCACCGGACTCCTGGACCTCGACCCGGCACGCTCCGGGACCACCGTGTTCGGCGGCGGCTACAGCGCGTACCTCGCGGAGAAGGCGGCCGAGCGGGCGCGCTGGGAGAAGCAGTTCGCCGACGAGCAGCAGGAGCTCAAGGAGCTGAAGCACGCCGTCGACGTCACCGCGCGCTCCATCGCCTGGTCCGGGAAGGTGCGCGACAACGACAAGTTCGTGAAGTCGGTGAAGGGCAACGCGCTCGATCGGCAGATCAGCCGCCGCATCCGGAACGCCGAGGGCCGCCTGGACGATCTGCGTGGATCCCAGGTGGCGAAGCCGCCTGCCCACCTCGCGTTCGCCGGGATCCCGTCGGGGTTCCAGGCGCTCGGGGACGATGCGGGCGTGCTGGTGCACGCCCGCGGGATCCGTATCCCGGGCCGCCTGAGCATGGCGGAGTTCGCCGTGCCCGCGAATGCTCGCATCCTCGTGACGGGCGCCAACGGAGCGGGCAAATCGACCCTGCTCGCGGTGCTCGCCGGCCGGCTCGACCCCGAGTCGGGCGCGGTGCAACGCCGCCGAGGCGTGCGGATCGCTCTGCTGGAGCAAGACGTGCGGTTCGCCGACCCGAACTCCACCCCCCGCCGCATCTACCAGGCGTCGGTGGGGGAGCGCAGGGCCGAGGCGGTGCCGCTCACGTCGCTCGGGATCATCGCTCCGCGCGACGTCGACCGGCCCGTCGGCGCACTCTCGGTCGGGCAGCAGCGCCGGCTCGCGCTCGCGCTGATCGTCGCCAGGCCGCCGCACCTGTTCCTGCTCGACGAGCCGACGAACCACCTGTCGCTCTCCCTCGCCACCGAGTTGGAGGAGGCGCTGGGCGCGTACCCGGGAGCGGTCGTGGTGGCCAGCCACGACCGCTGGCTGCGGTCGGGATGGACGGGCGACGTCGTGCACCTTGCTTAA
- a CDS encoding ATP-binding protein, with translation MSLGLPSHLARPANSRALAAAARWAGLVCLAAAAVNVATTLVGSDRPSSWITLLVLVPMAGLLLLLARGRTAALTVAYLLVGAVCTYLYVVTLFTSTPAYRDTNLFVVALPVVAMTLVGGTGTGALAGILWATLGFALAEAAVILGAATTDRIYVPDAISLGAYLLLVGILAYDGLTRGTRSRAQTTLHRAVRDARLVDLRREILAEATADLHDTVLSELIAVAGARPGPLDARLTKRIEADLHGLGTRVSGAEAGPGAVAAGTDQGTTGAAVPGADPWYDSELHRAIEDARDEGLTVDISGDRASFVRLDEDVRRAVGLAVRQCLVNVVRHSGSPTAEVALSAGSGSLSVMVVDGGSGFPVTGPTADRLGLRQSVHERIARVGGTVDIYSTTDVGTTVILTVPTGPRAAAGEGGAA, from the coding sequence ATGTCGCTCGGTCTGCCCAGCCATCTGGCACGACCGGCGAATTCGCGCGCCCTCGCCGCGGCCGCCCGCTGGGCCGGCCTGGTCTGCCTCGCCGCGGCGGCGGTGAACGTCGCCACGACCCTCGTCGGCTCCGACCGTCCCTCCTCGTGGATCACCCTGCTCGTCCTCGTCCCGATGGCCGGGCTCCTCCTGCTCCTCGCTCGCGGGCGCACCGCGGCGCTGACGGTCGCGTACCTGCTCGTCGGCGCCGTCTGCACCTACCTCTACGTCGTCACCCTGTTCACCAGCACGCCCGCCTACCGCGACACCAACCTGTTCGTCGTCGCCCTCCCCGTCGTCGCCATGACGCTGGTGGGCGGAACGGGCACAGGCGCGCTCGCGGGCATCCTCTGGGCGACCCTCGGGTTCGCGCTCGCCGAGGCCGCGGTCATCCTCGGCGCCGCGACGACCGATCGCATCTACGTCCCCGACGCGATCTCACTCGGCGCCTACCTGCTGCTCGTCGGCATCCTCGCCTACGACGGGTTGACCCGTGGCACCCGGTCGCGCGCGCAGACCACCCTGCACCGGGCGGTGCGCGACGCCCGGCTCGTCGACCTGCGACGCGAGATCCTGGCGGAGGCGACCGCCGATCTCCATGACACGGTGCTCAGCGAGCTGATCGCCGTGGCCGGGGCCCGACCCGGCCCTCTCGACGCCCGCCTCACCAAGCGCATCGAGGCCGATCTGCACGGGCTCGGCACCCGGGTGTCCGGGGCGGAAGCGGGGCCCGGGGCCGTCGCGGCAGGCACCGACCAGGGCACGACCGGGGCAGCCGTGCCGGGTGCCGACCCCTGGTACGACAGCGAGCTCCACCGCGCCATCGAGGACGCCCGCGACGAGGGCCTCACCGTCGACATCTCGGGGGACCGCGCATCGTTCGTGCGACTCGACGAGGACGTCCGCCGGGCGGTGGGTCTCGCCGTGCGGCAGTGCCTGGTCAACGTGGTGCGCCACTCGGGCAGCCCGACCGCGGAGGTCGCGCTCTCCGCCGGGTCCGGTTCGCTGTCGGTCATGGTGGTGGACGGCGGCAGCGGCTTCCCGGTGACCGGTCCCACCGCCGACCGGCTCGGCCTCCGCCAGTCGGTGCACGAGCGGATCGCGCGCGTCGGCGGGACGGTCGACATCTATTCGACGACGGATGTGGGGACGACGGTGATCCTGACCGTGCCGACCGGACCGCGGGCGGCGGCAGGGGAGGGCGGAGCCGCATGA
- a CDS encoding response regulator transcription factor, with translation MTSAHHDPTATGGSPGHAEPPIRLAILDDHEILLDSLASWIERNAPEFDLVVRAGSWLELVHSDAFPTDVVIMDLQLKESVSIGARVRTCRAAGAKVVVLSAVDTPEDREAALGAGAVAYITKSQPMAELVAAALSAAGRGAGRAASSPPAWRPKPLIPETARPRLSDGERQALVLYADGRTTSEVAQAMNVQYETAKTYLRRVREKYGKAGRPTSSRADLIRRAAEDGYLT, from the coding sequence ATGACATCCGCACACCACGACCCCACCGCGACCGGCGGCTCTCCCGGCCATGCCGAGCCGCCGATCCGTCTCGCCATCCTCGACGACCACGAGATCCTGCTGGACAGCCTGGCTTCCTGGATCGAGCGCAACGCTCCCGAGTTCGACCTCGTCGTGCGCGCCGGCAGCTGGCTCGAGCTCGTCCACAGCGACGCGTTCCCCACCGACGTCGTCATCATGGACCTGCAGCTGAAGGAGTCCGTGTCCATCGGCGCGCGCGTCCGCACCTGTCGCGCGGCCGGGGCGAAGGTGGTCGTGCTGAGCGCCGTCGACACCCCGGAGGACCGCGAGGCCGCCCTCGGGGCCGGCGCGGTCGCGTACATCACCAAGTCGCAGCCGATGGCCGAACTGGTCGCGGCCGCTCTGTCCGCCGCCGGACGCGGCGCCGGCCGCGCCGCGTCCTCGCCGCCCGCATGGCGGCCGAAGCCGCTCATCCCGGAGACAGCGCGGCCGCGGCTCAGCGACGGGGAGCGCCAGGCGCTCGTGCTCTACGCCGACGGCAGGACGACGTCCGAGGTCGCCCAGGCGATGAATGTCCAGTACGAGACGGCCAAGACGTACCTCCGCCGCGTCCGCGAGAAGTACGGAAAGGCCGGGCGTCCCACCAGCTCGCGCGCCGACCTGATCCGCCGCGCGGCCGAGGACGGCTACCTCACCTGA
- a CDS encoding thymidine kinase, which translates to MAKLYFRYGAMNSGKSTAMLQAAYNYEERGHRVLLTKPSIDTKGDLGILSRLGVTREVDFLIAPETDAYGAFQRHRERTVKRFGTDVSALLVDEAQFLTEAQVDDLLRIALLDGVPVLAYGIRTDFQTVAFPGSRRLLEVAHSLEELKTICRCGRKAIFNARKIDGVFVFDGDQVAIDGASVSYESLCGNCYLQESRGVLNNGRRHWPVDAAPAYVDEPDPDFT; encoded by the coding sequence GTGGCAAAACTGTATTTCCGCTACGGCGCGATGAACAGCGGCAAGAGCACGGCCATGCTCCAGGCCGCCTACAACTACGAAGAGCGCGGCCATCGTGTCCTCCTCACCAAGCCGTCCATCGACACCAAAGGCGACCTCGGCATCCTGTCGCGGCTCGGTGTGACCCGGGAGGTCGACTTCCTGATCGCCCCGGAGACCGACGCATACGGCGCGTTCCAGCGGCATCGTGAGCGCACCGTCAAGCGCTTCGGCACCGACGTCAGCGCCCTGCTGGTCGACGAGGCCCAGTTCCTGACCGAGGCGCAGGTGGACGACCTGCTGCGGATCGCGCTGCTCGACGGCGTCCCCGTGCTCGCGTACGGCATCCGCACCGACTTCCAGACCGTCGCCTTCCCCGGCAGCCGCCGTCTGCTGGAGGTGGCGCACAGCCTGGAGGAGCTCAAGACGATCTGCCGCTGCGGCCGCAAGGCGATCTTCAACGCGCGCAAGATCGACGGCGTCTTCGTCTTCGACGGCGACCAGGTCGCCATCGACGGCGCATCGGTCTCCTACGAATCGTTGTGCGGCAACTGCTACCTTCAGGAAAGCCGCGGCGTGCTCAACAACGGCCGCAGGCACTGGCCCGTGGATGCGGCGCCCGCGTACGTGGACGAACCGGACCCGGACTTCACCTAG
- a CDS encoding Rv2578c family radical SAM protein, whose amino-acid sequence MRWSGQELSADEPSALPGLARLNNLVRSVRTPDFAGITFHEVLAKSALNRIPGGGGPMPFGWTINPYRGCSHACVYCFARPTHTYLDLDSGKDFDNEIIVKVNVAEVLRKELSKPGWGHHPVALGTNTDPYQRAEGRYSLMPGIIDALADSGTPFSILTKGSLLRRDLDRLAEANRRVPVDLAMSIAVYDDELQQSVEPGTPTTKARLATVTAVREHGLDCSVFLMPIIPYLTDTRAHLDEALKQAKEAGATSVLYSALHLKPGVKEWFYLWLGREHPELLPRYRQMYGRGTYAPQEYRKWLAARIKPLIRSHGLERGQEDPLTGGVRSSALGMMRDDEGERQTVGSAVRAGGATETPDAASLVSASLTGLGVQPTLF is encoded by the coding sequence ATGCGTTGGAGTGGTCAGGAGCTGTCGGCCGATGAGCCGTCCGCTCTGCCGGGTCTCGCCCGGCTGAACAATCTGGTGCGCTCGGTGCGCACGCCCGACTTCGCCGGCATCACGTTCCACGAGGTGCTGGCGAAGTCGGCGCTCAACCGCATCCCCGGCGGGGGAGGGCCGATGCCGTTCGGCTGGACCATCAACCCCTACCGCGGCTGTTCGCACGCGTGCGTGTACTGCTTCGCGCGGCCCACCCACACCTACCTCGACCTCGACTCGGGCAAGGACTTCGACAACGAGATCATCGTGAAGGTCAACGTGGCGGAGGTGCTTCGCAAAGAGCTCTCCAAGCCGGGCTGGGGCCACCATCCGGTCGCTCTCGGAACCAACACCGACCCGTATCAGCGGGCCGAGGGCCGCTATTCGCTCATGCCGGGCATCATCGACGCGCTGGCCGACAGTGGCACGCCCTTCAGCATCCTGACCAAGGGCTCGTTGCTGCGGCGCGACCTCGACCGGCTCGCCGAGGCGAACCGGCGCGTCCCCGTCGACCTCGCGATGTCGATCGCGGTCTACGACGACGAACTGCAGCAGTCCGTCGAGCCCGGCACTCCGACCACGAAGGCGCGCCTCGCGACCGTGACGGCGGTGCGCGAGCACGGGCTCGACTGCAGCGTGTTCCTGATGCCGATCATCCCGTATCTGACGGACACGCGGGCCCATCTCGACGAGGCGCTCAAACAGGCCAAGGAGGCGGGCGCAACGTCCGTCCTCTATTCGGCGCTGCATTTGAAGCCGGGCGTGAAGGAGTGGTTCTACCTCTGGCTCGGTCGCGAGCATCCCGAACTGCTCCCGCGGTACCGGCAGATGTACGGGCGGGGCACCTATGCGCCGCAGGAGTACCGGAAGTGGCTGGCGGCACGCATCAAGCCGCTGATCCGCTCGCACGGACTCGAGCGCGGACAGGAGGATCCGCTGACGGGCGGCGTGCGGTCGAGTGCGCTCGGGATGATGCGCGACGACGAGGGGGAGCGTCAGACCGTCGGCTCGGCGGTGCGAGCGGGGGGTGCGACGGAGACTCCGGACGCGGCATCGCTGGTGTCCGCGTCCTTGACCGGCCTGGGGGTGCAACCGACGCTGTTCTGA